A segment of the Camelus dromedarius isolate mCamDro1 chromosome 34, mCamDro1.pat, whole genome shotgun sequence genome:
GGCCCAGGAAGTGCAGTATCTCAGGCAGTAAATTCCCTCTTCCTGCACAGACTCCTGCTTTTCTACATTTATGGCTCTTACTCTGTGACATGGGGTAGGAAGTTAACCTCTCCTAGCCTTTGGTCCCTTTCGGGTTAGAGACAATCTTCTTGGTTCCCATGCCACCAGGTCTAGTCTGCATTAGAGGCCAGCCTAGAGACTAGGGTCTCTGCCTACAGTTTTACTGGTAAGGGGAGGGCTtaagtgaatgaagaaatgatgAGATGAGAGAAGGAAGATTCTGTTCTAGTCCATCCCTCTCATCCCTCGGTTTTTCCAGGCAGCACTGCCTCCCTTCGTATGCTAAGTGTCTGATGCTCTTTGCTTAGCTTATCAAGACTCATCCAGGCAAAGTCCATGTCACTTACTATCATGGTAATGGTAAAGGCAGATTCTGTGAGTCCAGGCGGGGCTAGTCTCAGACATGCCCAGTACATACATTCTCCTGTAGGATGAGACATCGTGAGAAGATCTGTTTTTCTCTAACGTAACCCTTTTCTCCCATGTCCACAGATTCTCTTAGAGAAGAATGGCTCCTGGAAACGATTCTTTCGTGACTGAATTTATTCTAGTGGAGTTAACAGACCATCGAGATCTCCAAGTTCCCTTGTTTATCCTGTTTCTAGTAATGTATATAGTCACTGTGTTGGGAAATTTGGGCTTGATAACTCTAATTGGGCTGAATTCACACCtacacacccccatgtactttttcctctttAACTTGTCCTTTATagatctttgcttttcttcagtatttacaCCAAAAATGCTGATGAATTTCGTGTCAAAGAAGAATATTATTTCTTACATGGGGTGCATGACTCAGctctactttttctcttttttgtcatTTCTGAATGCTACGTGTTGACATCAATGACCTATGatcgctatgtggccatctgtaagccacTGTTGTATAACATTACCATGTCCCGTGCAGTGTGTTCTAGGCTTGTTTTTGGTTCATACTCGATGGCGTTTTCTGGCAGTATGGCTCACACTGGATGCATGTTGAGACTGTCCTTCTGTGATGCAAATACCATCAACCACTACTTCTGTGAcatcctctctctgctcca
Coding sequences within it:
- the LOC105094492 gene encoding LOW QUALITY PROTEIN: olfactory receptor 8B3-like (The sequence of the model RefSeq protein was modified relative to this genomic sequence to represent the inferred CDS: inserted 1 base in 1 codon), giving the protein MAPGNDSFVTEFILVELTDHRDLQVPLFILFLVMYIVTVLGNLGLITLIGLNSHLHTPMYFFLFNLSFIDLCFSSVFTPKMLMNFVSKKNIISYMGCMTQLYFFXFFVISECYVLTSMTYDRYVAICKPLLYNITMSRAVCSRLVFGSYSMAFSGSMAHTGCMLRLSFCDANTINHYFCDILSLLQLSCTSTYINEMVVFIVVGINIIVPSLTIFVSYGLILSSIFRISSTEGRSKAFSTCISHIIAVSLFFGSGLFMYLKPSSAESMDEGKISSVFYTNVVPMMNPLIYSLRNKDVKIALRKTLRRRKF